Proteins from a genomic interval of Hyalangium ruber:
- a CDS encoding DUF7594 domain-containing protein, which yields MRVWGWGRAALIAALLGVVGCGVQGEGGQEARALEAEPSRVAVKQGAQQRMRTLTFPVAADTWADESAPNVSRGSASQFKVDGGPRGEAFLRFDVSGVGNATVRRATLRLYAVNPTSDGPEVYATSTTWTESGLTWNNRPPRVGIPSADAHAIPQEAWVGFEVTPHVRGDGAVAFLMLQTGSDGVEFLSREAGRNPAQLVLEVEDAGGGTDLRFSAEADAHVQEAQPTTNFGNRPTLEVDGSPRSATYLRFRVAGVSGNVVSAKLRLFSTNPTSQGPSVHAVADPWDEQSVTWNTRPALQGESVDNLGAVALNEWVELDVTQLVSGDGVVSVGLVPLDTDGVDFNSREAVDHTPELVVTVEGGTPPSGETRTFGAVADAYTDSAHEWGNFNTAELRVDTAPSRMLSFLRFDVSGLRGDVASAKLRLFVLNGTSDGPSVWTTSVDWSESSVTDAYAPYPDGGPVANAGPTPVGSWLELDVTGAFLGGPLVSFALVPESTDGAGFASSEHPDASLRPQLVVTTHIARCAPGGGDTPASGTYQGGQSWGGTGYQTGNGVAVDAQGHRILIAQYEGSVDFGGGALPNHGTGDISDSDIALVKRRADGSHVWSKGFGAPGSWARAEDVAVDTAGNIAVVGFSRAGVNLGSGVLPAGGFAAKFSPEGVLVWARPVDGDLRSVAFDSQGHVLASGQAMRAGSPPGSQSNELLVLKLSAGDGTAVWFKRFQATTMVRGEAIAVGPSDEVVVGGSYQGTVAFGTTALPESSVAPFLAKLSPTGYAVWVRGFLSSDYSYAERAFLDVAVAADGAIAGVGAFSQWIRIGTETAYSTGLYSAFLAVVEPDGSERWWRWMGNEGATFGRGVAIDAAGDVVVMGTFRSTLDFGGGPLTTAPTLGGPYEGFFVAKYRMACGEHRWSQQLSHGVYVWARGLAVAPDRSITLSGLYDRGFGPGMPGDGDNSARAMLLHFAP from the coding sequence ATGCGAGTGTGGGGATGGGGGAGGGCGGCGCTAATCGCGGCCCTGCTCGGGGTGGTGGGGTGTGGGGTTCAGGGCGAAGGCGGGCAGGAGGCGCGGGCGCTGGAGGCCGAGCCCTCACGTGTTGCCGTGAAGCAGGGAGCGCAGCAGCGCATGCGCACGCTCACCTTCCCGGTGGCCGCGGATACCTGGGCGGATGAGTCGGCGCCGAACGTGAGCCGAGGCAGTGCCTCGCAGTTCAAGGTCGATGGGGGGCCTCGGGGCGAGGCCTTCCTGCGCTTCGACGTGAGCGGCGTGGGCAACGCCACGGTGCGCCGGGCCACGCTGCGGCTCTACGCGGTGAACCCCACCTCGGATGGGCCGGAGGTGTATGCCACGAGCACCACGTGGACGGAGAGCGGCCTGACGTGGAACAACCGGCCGCCGCGCGTGGGCATCCCGAGCGCGGATGCGCATGCCATCCCGCAGGAGGCCTGGGTGGGCTTCGAGGTGACGCCCCATGTCCGCGGGGATGGAGCGGTGGCCTTCCTGATGCTGCAGACCGGGAGCGACGGGGTGGAGTTCCTGTCGCGGGAGGCGGGGCGCAACCCGGCGCAGCTGGTCCTCGAGGTGGAGGACGCGGGCGGCGGAACGGACTTGCGCTTCTCCGCCGAGGCGGACGCGCACGTGCAGGAGGCCCAGCCCACCACGAACTTCGGCAACCGGCCCACGCTCGAGGTGGACGGCTCGCCTCGGAGCGCGACGTACCTGCGCTTCCGCGTCGCGGGAGTGTCGGGCAACGTGGTGAGCGCGAAGCTGCGCCTGTTCAGCACCAACCCGACCTCCCAGGGGCCCTCGGTGCATGCCGTCGCCGATCCGTGGGACGAGCAGTCGGTCACCTGGAACACGCGCCCGGCGCTCCAGGGCGAGTCGGTGGACAACCTGGGCGCGGTGGCGCTCAACGAGTGGGTGGAGCTCGATGTGACGCAGCTGGTGAGCGGTGACGGCGTCGTGTCCGTGGGGCTCGTGCCGTTGGACACGGACGGTGTCGACTTCAACTCGCGTGAGGCGGTGGACCACACGCCCGAGCTGGTGGTGACGGTGGAGGGGGGCACGCCCCCCTCGGGAGAGACGCGCACCTTCGGCGCGGTGGCCGACGCATACACGGACTCGGCGCATGAGTGGGGGAACTTCAACACGGCGGAGCTGCGCGTGGACACCGCGCCGAGCCGGATGCTGAGCTTCCTGCGCTTCGACGTGTCGGGCCTGCGCGGAGACGTGGCGAGCGCGAAGCTCCGGCTGTTCGTCCTCAATGGCACCTCGGACGGCCCCTCCGTGTGGACCACCTCCGTGGACTGGTCCGAGTCGAGCGTGACGGACGCGTACGCGCCCTATCCGGATGGGGGCCCGGTGGCGAACGCGGGCCCGACGCCCGTGGGCTCCTGGCTCGAGCTGGACGTCACGGGTGCCTTCCTCGGCGGCCCGCTCGTCTCCTTCGCGCTCGTGCCCGAGAGCACGGATGGGGCGGGCTTCGCCTCGAGCGAACATCCGGATGCCTCCCTGCGCCCGCAGCTCGTGGTGACGACGCACATCGCCCGGTGCGCTCCCGGGGGCGGGGACACTCCGGCCAGCGGCACCTACCAGGGGGGCCAGTCGTGGGGCGGCACGGGGTACCAGACCGGCAACGGTGTCGCCGTGGACGCGCAGGGCCACCGCATCCTCATCGCCCAGTATGAAGGCAGTGTGGACTTTGGCGGGGGAGCGCTGCCCAACCACGGCACGGGCGACATCTCCGACTCGGATATCGCGCTGGTCAAGCGGCGCGCGGACGGCAGCCACGTCTGGTCGAAGGGCTTCGGCGCGCCGGGCAGCTGGGCGCGGGCGGAGGATGTGGCGGTGGACACCGCGGGCAACATCGCGGTGGTGGGCTTCTCGCGCGCCGGTGTGAACCTGGGCTCCGGAGTGCTCCCGGCCGGCGGATTCGCGGCGAAGTTCTCTCCGGAAGGAGTGCTCGTCTGGGCGCGGCCGGTGGATGGCGATCTCAGGAGTGTCGCGTTCGACAGCCAGGGCCATGTGCTCGCCTCGGGCCAGGCGATGCGCGCGGGCTCTCCGCCAGGGAGCCAGAGCAACGAGCTGCTCGTGCTCAAGCTGAGCGCCGGGGACGGCACAGCGGTGTGGTTCAAGCGCTTCCAGGCCACGACGATGGTGCGTGGGGAGGCGATCGCCGTGGGGCCCTCGGACGAGGTGGTGGTGGGAGGCAGCTACCAGGGCACGGTGGCGTTCGGTACGACGGCGCTGCCGGAGAGCTCCGTGGCGCCGTTCCTGGCGAAGCTCAGCCCTACAGGGTACGCGGTTTGGGTACGCGGCTTCCTGTCCTCGGATTACAGCTACGCGGAGCGTGCCTTCCTCGACGTCGCGGTGGCGGCGGACGGGGCCATCGCGGGCGTGGGCGCCTTCTCGCAGTGGATCCGCATCGGCACGGAGACGGCATACTCGACCGGCCTGTACAGCGCCTTCCTGGCGGTGGTGGAGCCCGACGGGAGCGAGCGCTGGTGGCGGTGGATGGGCAACGAGGGGGCGACGTTCGGGCGCGGGGTGGCCATCGACGCGGCGGGGGACGTGGTGGTGATGGGCACCTTCCGCAGCACGCTCGACTTCGGCGGAGGGCCCCTCACCACGGCGCCCACCCTCGGCGGACCGTACGAAGGCTTCTTCGTGGCCAAGTACCGCATGGCCTGCGGGGAGCACCGCTGGAGCCAGCAACTCTCCCACGGTGTCTATGTCTGGGCGCGGGGCTTGGCCGTGGCGCCTGATCGGAGCATCACCCTGTCAGGGCTGTACGACCGCGGCTTCGGCCCCGGCATGCCGGGTGACGGGGACAACAGCGCGCGAGCGATGCTCCTCCATTTCGCCCCGTAA
- a CDS encoding MBL fold metallo-hydrolase: protein MAKGAPSLLARGFFILLGLVMLGAAWAWPQLPQQGAARIEVEPGLVGVLLGGYSYAWVLKTPQGAVLVDAGMDTQGKELLAELAAQGVSPEKVHTVLLTHGHVDHWGAAHLFPNARVVVGPGEAAVIRGEFVQKSLVGRLTRSMARPPVPAKLEEAQDGAELSVDGASIRVIHLPGHTPGSAAYLWRDVLFTGDSLLRTKSGLGPSPVPVSEDRKQNLASLRKLEEVHFARVADGHAGLTQGAKEKLGALLK, encoded by the coding sequence GTGGCCAAGGGCGCACCATCGCTGCTGGCGCGGGGGTTCTTCATCCTCCTGGGCCTGGTGATGCTCGGGGCCGCGTGGGCCTGGCCGCAGTTGCCTCAGCAGGGCGCGGCGCGCATCGAGGTCGAGCCAGGGCTGGTGGGCGTTCTGCTGGGCGGGTACTCCTACGCGTGGGTGCTGAAGACGCCCCAGGGCGCCGTGCTGGTGGATGCCGGCATGGATACCCAGGGCAAGGAGTTGCTCGCGGAGCTGGCCGCCCAAGGGGTGAGCCCGGAGAAGGTCCACACGGTGCTGCTCACCCATGGGCACGTGGACCACTGGGGCGCCGCGCACCTGTTCCCCAATGCCCGGGTGGTGGTGGGGCCCGGAGAGGCCGCGGTGATTCGCGGCGAGTTCGTCCAGAAGAGCCTGGTGGGGCGGCTGACGCGCTCCATGGCCCGGCCGCCCGTGCCCGCGAAGCTGGAGGAGGCCCAGGATGGGGCGGAGCTGAGCGTGGACGGAGCGTCGATCCGCGTCATCCACCTGCCGGGGCACACGCCGGGCAGCGCCGCGTACCTGTGGCGGGACGTGCTCTTCACCGGTGACTCGCTGCTGCGCACCAAGAGCGGGTTGGGACCCTCGCCCGTTCCCGTCTCCGAGGACCGGAAGCAGAACCTCGCCTCCCTGCGTAAGTTGGAGGAGGTACACTTCGCCCGTGTCGCCGACGGCCATGCCGGGCTCACGCAGGGGGCGAAGGAAAAGCTGGGGGCGTTGCTGAAGTAA
- a CDS encoding GGDEF domain-containing protein, translated as MAADETRVTKIASINIKSVANRDCCLVEIHGPELGKKYVLDSEDYTIGRDENNNIVVDLDNVSRRHARISSRQGRMFVEDLGSTNGTYLNDQEVLSAQPLRSGDLVKVGGSIFKFLDGDNIETQYHETIYTLTIADGLTGISNKRYFLEYLEREMGRSHRYHRALSLMMFDIDHFKKINDVHGHLAGDYVLRELAQSIKRMVRREQCFARYGGEEFALVMPEDGPEKARVFAEKIRKLIEEKQFIFEDKEIPVSISIGVADMTPDMTEPNQFIKVADANLYRAKKAGRNRVIG; from the coding sequence ATGGCTGCCGACGAAACTCGGGTCACCAAGATCGCCTCGATCAACATCAAGAGCGTGGCGAACCGGGATTGCTGCCTCGTGGAGATCCACGGGCCGGAGCTGGGCAAGAAGTACGTGCTCGACTCCGAGGACTACACAATCGGGCGCGACGAGAACAACAACATCGTCGTGGACCTGGACAACGTGTCGCGCCGACATGCCCGCATCAGCAGCAGGCAAGGCCGCATGTTCGTCGAGGACCTGGGCTCCACCAACGGCACCTACCTGAACGACCAGGAGGTGCTCAGCGCCCAGCCGCTGCGCAGCGGGGACCTGGTGAAGGTGGGCGGTTCCATCTTCAAGTTCCTCGATGGCGACAACATCGAGACCCAGTACCACGAGACGATCTACACGCTGACGATCGCCGACGGTCTGACGGGCATCAGCAACAAGCGCTACTTCCTCGAGTACCTCGAGCGGGAGATGGGGCGCTCGCACCGCTACCACCGGGCGCTGTCGCTGATGATGTTCGACATCGACCACTTCAAGAAGATCAACGACGTCCACGGGCACCTGGCGGGTGACTACGTGCTGCGCGAGCTGGCCCAGTCCATCAAGCGCATGGTGCGCCGCGAGCAGTGCTTCGCGCGCTACGGCGGCGAGGAGTTCGCGCTGGTGATGCCCGAGGACGGGCCGGAGAAGGCGCGGGTGTTCGCCGAGAAGATCCGCAAGCTCATCGAGGAGAAGCAGTTCATCTTCGAGGACAAGGAGATCCCGGTCAGCATCTCCATCGGCGTGGCGGACATGACGCCGGACATGACCGAGCCCAACCAGTTCATCAAGGTGGCGGACGCCAACCTGTACCGGGCCAAGAAGGCGGGCCGCAACCGGGTGATCGGCTAG